From the Mesotoga prima MesG1.Ag.4.2 genome, the window TGTTACTGAAGCAGTAGACGAAAACGGAAACATGGTCTTTGAAATCAGCGCTGCAGAGGAAGATGTCGGCCAAATAATTGGAAAAGACGGTAGAACTATCAAGTCAATCAATGTTCTCCTCAACGCACTCGCCGGATCATCAAAGGAGAGTTTTATCCTAAAGGTGGTAAGATGAGCGAACTGAAAGACAAGTCTTTGGAGGAAATGGTTCCAATCGGGAGAATAGTGAAGCCTCACGGACTTCGTGGCGAGATGAAGGTAAAAGTCGCTCTTGAAGATGAAACAGCTTTCAAAGAGATCCAGGAGGTTCTGCTTTATGATGAAAAGACCCGTTCGCGGTTTGTAACTTCAATCGATGGAGCCAGGAGAGCCACCAAAGGTTGGATCTTGCATTTCGAGGGAATAGACTCTATGGGTCAAGCAGAAAGGCTTGTAGGCTTCCATATATACGTTGAAGAACGTGTCTTGCCTGAGTTGAAACAGGGAGAGTATTATTACTTTCAGATTCTTGGGAGTAGTGTATTCGATGAGAACCGGCGTTTCATAGGAACTGTAAATGACATCATCGAAACTGGAGCAAATGATGTTATGGTGGTCGTTCGTGAAGAGGACTTGACTGTTCGTGAAGAGCTTATTCCAATAATTAGAGACTACATTCTCGAGCTCAATTTTGAAGATAAGACGATTGTTGCCAGATCTATGGAATTCGAAGAGGTCAAGCCCGAATGAAGATAGAGGTATTGACGATCTTTCCTCAGCTGTTTGAAACGGTCTTCAACTGGGGGGTAATATCAAGGGCTATTAAAAACGGCATAATTGCTTTTGAATCGGTCGATATAAGAGATTTCACCGATGATCGTCACAGAACAACCGATGACTACCCATTCGGAGGGGGGAGCGGCCTCGTAATGAAGGCCGAGCCAATAATCAAAGCAGTTGCAAGTCGCTTTTCGGATGACAGCAAGCCCCACGTTGTCTATCCGTCTCCGCAGGGCAAGCTCTTTGACAACAAGAAAGCTCTTGAACTGAGTAAGCTTAGCCACATTGTTTTTGTTTGCGGGCGTTATGAGGGAATAGATGAAAGGGCAATGAGTTCCATTGACGAGGAGATTTCGATCGGTGATTTCGTGCTCAGCGGTGGAGAAATCCCGGCACTGTTGATGATAGAGGTCATTTCAAGGTTTGTTCCAGGAGTTGTCGGTGATATGGAGTCGGTAATTAACGATTCTTTCTTTTCCGATCTTCTTGATTATGCTCATTATACGAGGCCCAGAGAAGTAAACGGCATGGAAGTACCCGAAGTATTGCTCAGTGGGAACCATGAAATGATAGAGATTCACAGAAGAATGGAGAGTTTGCTCAGAACTATCGAAAGAAGGCCGGATATCTTTCTCAAGCATGATTTTGACCTGACTGACAAGAAAGCACTGTTGTTGCTCTTCAAGGAGCTGAAAAAGGATGCTGAATAACATATATCTCGCTTTGATTCATTACCCTGTTTTGGGCAGACACGGAAATATCGTTTCCAGCGCAGTCACGAATCTGGATGTTCACGATATTTCCCGAACATGCAGAACATACAATGTCAAGGGTTACTTCGTGGTAAGTAATCTCCCGGCTCAGAGAGAGATAGTAGATAACGTTCTAAATTACTGGCTTGAGGAGTTTGGAAGGGAATACAACCCCAGCAGAAGTGAAGCGCTTAAAGTAGTTGAGAGGGCATCATACATGGAAGATGTTCTAGAGCAAATAGAAGAAATCGAAGGACAGAGGCCCGACCTCGTTTTTACTTCGGCAAAGAGGGGGAAAGACAGAATCACTTTCGATGCCATGCGAAGGATAATCGTCAAAAGTGAAAAACCCCATCTTCTCCTCTTTGGAACAAGCTGGGGCTTACCCGGTGAAATTGAGAAGATTTGCGACTATGCTCTTGAACCGCTTAGAGCGAATTCGGATTTTAACCACCTCTCTGTGAGAGCAGCAGTTGCAATAGTTTTAGATAGATTAATTCATGAAGATACAGTAGAAGTTAGGAGGGATAAAGATGGATCAGTACATAAGATCTCTGGAAAATGAGCATTTGAGGGACGACCTGCCAAAGATGGGCCCGGGCGATACCGTCAGAGTAAGCGTTAGAATCAAAGAGGGCAACAAAGAAAGAATTCAGGCCTTTGAGGGAATTGTAATGGGAATAAGAGGGAGCGGGACGGGTAAGTCCTTTACAGTTAGAAGAGTAGGAGCCGCGGGTGTTGGTGTAGAAAGGATATTCCCGTTCACAAGCCCTTCTCTCGAGAAGATTGAAGTTCTTAGAAGGGGAAAGGTCAGAAGAGCGAAGATCTACTACATTAGAGACGTGAAGGGTAAGGTAAAGATAAAAGAGAAAAGGGACTGAGGCTAAGTGTCTGCCAAAAAGTCGAAAAAGGGTTCTGACAAGAAGGAATCGCGCTTTCTCCACGAAGTTAAGGAGTGGGGAAAGGCGATTCTTTATGCTGTCGTATTTGGTACGATTATTCGTTTGTTTGTTTTTGAGACAATGCTGGTTCCGACAGGTTCAATGATACCAACCATAAATCCTCCCGCCAGATTGTTTGTGGAGAAGATCACTTACGAATACAGAGAGCCTGATTACGGGGACATAGTGGTGTTCTGGACGCCTTATGTGGATATTGAGTCTCAGAAGTATCTCAGAGGGTTTGATAAATTCATGGATCTTTTTTCTCCAGCCAAGTACAGGGGTCATGTCAAATATGTAAAGCGATTGGTGGGAAAGGCTGGAGACGTTCTTGAACTCAGAAGAGCGCCTGATTATACTGCGGCGAATCCCGTATACCAGCTCTACGTAAATGGAGAGATTCCACCTGCACTTGAAGAAAGGCGTTATGTTAGAGAGGGAGTGTTTTACGATCCCAGCTTCTATTTAGGCTTGGCTCACCCCGACGATCCTTCGGTGAGATTCTCCCCTTATTACAGGCTTTATCAGGCCTATAAGGGGCTGATCGAATATACTGAGTTCTTCGAAACAGAGTTGGAGCCCCTCGGTCTGGAGAAGTACATCACTCAGGATCCGTCAACGGGAGTGGTAAGAGTTACCGTGCCGGAAGGGTTCCAGTTTATGATGGGCGATAACTCAGCAAATAGCTTCGATAGCAGGTATTTTGGATTCGTTCCAGAGGAGGCAATAATCGGTAGTCCGATGTTGACTATATGGCCTTTTTCCGATTTCGGCCCGCTAAAGAAATAACCGGGGAAACCCCCGGTTTTGGCGGAGGCGGTGGGACTCGAACCCACAAGGGGCGTCAACCCCACCGATTTTCAAGACCGGCTCCTTAGCCAGTTAGGATACGCCTCCACTTAGCTGATTATACCTCTTTGAGACCACAGATTCAAGGGGTGTTTGATCTTGAGAGACGTTCAGAATGAGAAGGACAAGAGAAACATCAAAATCAACATGGTCGGGATAAAGTCAATTGAGTATCCCATAGTAGTACTAGACAGAAAATTCGGAACACAGAATACTGTGGGGAAATTCGATCTGTTTGTGGATCTTCCTAAGGATTTTCGTGGTACTCACATGTCAAGATTCGTAGAGGTCCTTGAGAGACACCACAAGAAAATCACTCCCAGAAGCATGGAGTCAATCTTGAATGACATGAGAGACTCTTTAAAAGCCGATGTGGCTCATATCAAGGTTGAGTTTCCTTACTTTATAAGAAAGAAAGCTCCAATAAGCGGGAGTGAGAGTTTCAGCTCATTCAAGTGTTCCTTCATTGCAATGAAGGATGGGACGTTTGATTTTGTTCTTGGAGTCAAGGTTCCGGTCATGACCGTCTGTCCTTGCTCAAAAGAGATTAGTGACAGAGGTGCTCACAATCAAAGGGCAGAGGTTTTTGTTTCCGTAAGAATGAATTCGCTTGTTTGGATTGAAGAGATCATCGAGTATGTCGAGAAATCCGCAAGTGCTCCAATCTTTTCTTTGCTCAAAAGAGAAGACGAGAAGTTCATCACCGAGCACTCTTTCGACAACCCCAGATTTGTGGAAGATCTTTCGCGAGAAGTCGTCTTACTTCTTCAAGATGATAGTCGGATCAACTGGTACAGAGTCGAAGCGATCAGTCAGGAGTCAATTCACAATCACGAAGCATACGCATGTATAGAAAAGGAATGAAAAATGGTTTTCTCGAGTGAATTTCTTGAGCCGTCGTTTTTCGCGAAATATGAAAAACTTATAGAGCTCATGCTCTCTTCTCCCCACAATCTAAGCTCAATTAAGGAATTTGAAAGAGCAATGACAGTTCACATCGAAGACACCATTATTCCGTTTGAAGGTTCTTCTCTATCGGGCCGCTGCATAGACATTGGAAGTGGAGGCGGGATCCCAGGTCTTGTTTTGGCGATTTCTTTTCCTAAGTCAAACTGGACACTTCTTGAATCAATCGCAAAGAAAACCAGGGAGATCGAAAGATTTGCCCGGGATTTAGACCTGACAAATGTTGCCGTAAAGACAGCAAGAGCAGAAGAATTCGCAAAAGAAGCAGGAGAGACTTTCGACTCAGCCTTCTTGAGGGCAGTTGGCAGATGCGATATTTCGCTGGAACTCGCGGCTCCTCTTGTTAAGGTTGGGGGATACATCTACCTTTACAAGGGTCCCGGGTGGCTTGATGAGAAGGTGTTTTCTGATGCAGCAGAAAGAGTTCTTGGATTACGGCTCTCGTGTGAAAAAGAGTACAGACTTTCTGACGGTTCGAAGAGGTTTATGGTAGTTTACGAGAAGGAAAGAGCTACTCCGAGTGAGTTTCCAAGAAGATCAGGAGTTGCGTCGAAGCTTCCTCTTGGAGGTCGAAAGTGACTGAGAAAAAGGGGAAACTCTGGATCGTAGGCACTCCCATTGGAAATCTCGATGACATGACGATTAGAGGGAAGAGAGTGTTTGAGGAAGCCGATTTGATCCTTGCAGAAGATACGAGGAGAATGAGGTCACTTCTCTCCTCTCTAGGGATAGAAAACAAAGATGTGGTATCCCTCAATATGCATAACCAGGAAGAAAGACTGTCTTTCATAATTCGAAAGCTTGACGAAGGAGCAGAGATCGCACTTTCCAGTGACGCAGGAATGCCCGTCATCTCTGATCCAGGGGCCAAAATCATCAGGGTTTGCCGCGATAGAGGTTTTGAAGTTGACGTTTCGCCAGGTCCAAGTGCCGTTACATCGGCAATTGCTATCAGCGGTTTTCCAGGAAGTCATTTCACATTTCTCGGCTTTCTGCCTAGAGGCAAGAATCGGAGAAGACTGTTGAGAAAGATTTCTCGGGGTAGTTACGGCGAAAGCCTCATTGTATTCTTCGAGTCACCATTCAGACTAATGGAGACATTGCGCGAAATCCTTGAAATTATTGGCGACAGAGAGATATTCATCGGAAGAGAGCTGACCAAGCTCTTCCAGGAGTCTTTTTTCGGATGCGTTTCTGACGCTATCCAGAAGTTCGCGTTTTCCGAAGTGAAGGGAGAGATAACGGTCGTTCTATCAGGAAGGGATGAGGAAGATGTTTGAGATGATGAGGAATTTCTTTTGTCTAACTCCCGCCATTGCTGCGGCAATACTCTCCCATGAGTATGCTCGCTTTATAACCGCGAGACGTTTCGAAGCCACCAAGCCGGAATGGGGAGGACCCGGCTTCATCAGAAGAATTGACCCTGTCGGTTTATTAATGTTCTATTTCTTCAAGTTCGGCTGGTCGAGACCGTTTCCCGTCAACTACTGGAAGCTCAGAAAAGCCAAGTATTTCAAGGCAATACTGACGGCACTTTCCGGATCTATTGCGAACTTCTCGCTTGGAGTTATCACAGGTCTGATCTTCTATCTCTCCGGTCTTCACAGGTTCTCCACCTTCATGCCAGAAACGGTCAGCTCTTTTCCCGCAAGTTATTTAGCAGACGTTGTTTACTGGACAATGGTGATAAATCTTAACACTGCGCTTTTCAACTTGATCCCTATACCCCCTCTTGACGGGGCAAACATTGTTACAATGCTTGTTCCGGAGAGCCAAGTGAACTGGCTTGTCAAATATGAACTATATGGAATACTGACACTTCTCGTGCTGTCACTCATGGGGATAATCCAGCTTATTATGTGGCCTATAACCCAGTTCATACAGCTTCTGGCTAGATTAATAGCCTAATGTTTTTCTTTTTGTTGAAGTTGAGAATCTATCATTTCAATCGTTTCGGCAAGAGCATCCTCTAGATTGCCGTCGTATCTCAGAGTGAAACCGGAAGCCTTTTGATGTCCTCCCCCTCCAAACGCAACGGCGATTTTGCTAACGTCGAAGTAGCTCTTCGATCTCAGCGAGACATGAGCTTCTCCTTTACTCGCTTCTGAGGCAAACAGAGCAACTTCAACGCTCTTTATCGATCTCAGATCGCCGACGAAACCCACAAAATCATCTTCTGTGAGTGAGTACTTTTCAAAATCCTCCAACTCAAGGTAGGAATATGCAAACCTGCCGTTTGATAGCATCTTTATATTGTCGATCGCATCCCTCTCAAGGAAAAGTTCTTCGATCTTTCTTGTTTCAAGGATTGACGTTGCCACGAAGGTGGGATCTGCTCCTAATCTCACAAGCTCCGCAGCGGCCTCGAAAACCGAGCTATCTACATTCGAATATCTGAAGAAACCAGTATCTGTTGCAATGCCTATGTAGTTCATCAGTGCGAGATCGGCGTCATATTCAACATCCATGAGTTTTAGAAGGTCAAGAACCATTTGAGCAGCCGAAGAATATGATGGATCTACCCAACAGTCGTCTGCAAAATAGGTGTTGGTTGCGTGGTGATCAATAACCACTGAAGGGATTCCTTTTCGCAAAAGCTGTTCAAATCTACCGATTCTATCTGGAGATGAAGCGTCTACAATGATTATTAGATTGGGCTCCACAACATCATTACTGAAATCCTTAATTCTATCTATCCAGGGAAAGACTGTAAAATTCGCCGGAATCTTCCAGTCAATTGCCGGTGTAACCTTCTTGCCAAACTTCTCGAGTCCCATCGAAAGTGACACCACTGACGAGATACAATCACCATCTGGCATTATATGACCCACAACGAGAATGTCGTTGGCCTTCTGTATGCATGATACAATGCTGGTGATCTTCCTTATCATTGTTCAGTCTCCTTAATCGACTCAACCGCGTGCTGGACAACTGCAGTGAATTTGGGTCTTATTCTGTTTGCCGTTTTCACCACATCGGCATGAGTGAGCTTCTCCTTGAGGATCCCAGATGCCATATTTGTCACGCACGATAAAACCAGAAGCTTTATGCCACAATGTCTTGCGGCGATTACTTCGGGGACCGTCGACATCCCCACGAGATCTGCCCCGAAGAATTCAAAAGCCCTTATCTCTGCAGGCGTTTCATAACTCGGTCCCAGAGTCCAGCAGTAGGTTCCTTCCTTCAAATCTATCTTTGCTTTCTCGAGCCTTGATTTCAAAACTTTTAGCCAGGCAAAATCAATTATCTCCGACATGTCGGGAAATCTCGGGCCGTAACGGCGGTCATTTTCTCCCCTCAGAGGGTTGCGAAATCCAAAGTTTATGATATCTGTCACTGCAACTATATCTCCGGGAGAGAAGCTTCTGTTTATTCCGCCAGAAGCATTTGTAATGAGCAAGTTGCTTACGCCAAGTTCTTTAAAGAGATATATTGGTGAGGAAACGTCTTCAATTCTATGACCTTCGTAGAAGTGAAAACGTCCTTCCATTGCCACCACCGGGAGTCCTTGGAATGTCCCGAAGACTAGCCTGCCCGAATGACCTTCAACGGTAGCTGTGGGAAATCCCGGAATTTCTCTGTAATCTATTGCCAAGGGTTCTTCAAATTGCTCAGTAAGGTAACCCAGTCCCGACCCAAGTATCATCGCAACTTTCGGAAAAGTCGTTAGGCGCCTGACAACTGTTTCTTTCATCTCTGTATAGAGTCTCATAGCAAACCTCCAGAAGTAAAGACCTTCAAATTATTATATAATAATGAAAGCTTCTAGGAATCCAGAATTTGACTTTGGAGCCTGGTATCACTATAATTATTGCAATTTGAGAAAGATCTCGAAGGGAGGATGTCCTTTGACAGTTGATGAAGTATTCGACAGAGTAAAAACAATAATTTCTGAGAAGCTTGGAGTCGAGGAAGATGAAATCGCCATGGATTCAGATTTGACCGAGGATCTCGGAGCAGATTCACTCGATTTGGTCGACCTGGTAATGGCACTTGAGGACGAATTTGATTTCAAGGTTGAAGACGAGCAGATCGAGAACATCTCCACAGTTGGGGATATTGTGGAGAGTATCGGCAAAGGTCTAGGCGTTGAGGATTGAATTTTCTAAGGGGGCTTAATGCCCCCTTTAATTTGAGTGGAGTGATTTCGATCGAAAAGGAGTTCAAAGTAACAAAAGAAAATTTTTACGAGAGATTGGACCGGGTTTTGAGGAAAGAGCTTTCCGATTTGAAGCTCTCCTCAATATACAAATTGCTGAGAAGGGGCAATGTTAGGGTCAATGGGAATAAAATCAGAGACGGCTCATGGAAAATGGAAATAGGCGATAAGGTTCAGGTAGTCTTCTCGGGAGATCCTTCGAAACTGAAGCGTCTTGAAGAATCGCGCGAACTGACGCCTAAGCACATTCCACTCGACATTTTGTTCGAAGATGATCTTATTGTTGCAGTTGACAAACCTTCAGGAATCTCCGTTCATCCTGGTAAGGGAATCCAGATAATCACCCTGGTTGAAGGATTGATGGCGTACGGGAATTCGAAAGGTTTTGTTCCTCGCCCCGTTCACAGGCTTGATAAACACACTTCTGGCGTAATCCTCTTCGCGAAATCCCCGGAGGCTGCTAGAGAGCTTTCAAAGCTATTCAGAGAACGGGGAGTCGAAAAAGGTTACTTCACTCTTGTGAAGGGATTTCCTGAAAAGAGAGGAAAACTTGTTTCGCAGAGAGAGAAATTCGTCGAATCCCTGGCTTTCACAGTTGAGAAGAGCTATGCTACGACGTCTTTGTTGTGGATCGATCTATTTACTGGAAAGAAGCACCAGATCCGTCGACAGTTAAGTGAAGCGGGTTATCCAGTTGTCGGAGACGATGTGTATGGAGACAGACTGTTCAATAGAGACTTCAAGAAAGAAACGGGGCTCAGGCGATATTTTCTTCACTGTTCAAGGCTTTCCTTCGCTAGAAATGACGGAAAAGAAATAGAGATCATCTCTGAACTCCCCGGCGACCTTAAGAGGGTGCTGGGTTGCCTCGAATAAGATTTGTATTTCTCATTATTGTGGTTGTTTTCTCTTCACTCGCGGTGGCAGGTCAGGCGGAGATCAGAAGTGAGATTGAGGAAGCGAATGCAGAGCTTTCAGAAATCTATGGTTTCTCGGTAAAATACAGTCTTACGATTTTAAAGGGTGAAGGTCACGAGCAGCCTGCGGCAATAGACAATAATGGAATATATCAAATCTTTCTTTACACCTCTTCATATAAACCGGGAGTTGCGAGGCATGAACTCGCCCATGTTTATTTCTTTGAGTACCTGAGAATCAGGGATATTAATCCTGACGAAATTCCGCTGTGGTATCATGAGGTGATTGCCGAGGGATTTCAGAACCTTCACACTGGGACTAGGAGGTCGGCTTTAAGAGTAGCGTTTTTTGACTTCACAGAATACGAGGAGAAATACCCGGTTAAGGATGATCAAAGTGTCTTCTACGGGGCAGTGGCAAGCTTTGCCGATTACATTCTCAAGAGGAATTCGTACAACAAACTACTAGAAGTTGTCAATGAGTTCTCTACTGAAAGAGAAATAGACACCGCTTTTTTGAATGTGTTTGGATCCACTGTTCGTTCAATGCTTTTAAAATGGAGGATTGTTTTTTTGCTTCCATATTCCCCGTTTGTTGTCGGTGTAGTATTATTTCTTTATCTTCTGATCGGGAGGAGAGATAAGTATTGGCGGAAGTTCCCGTTAGACCTAAGAAGCCTCGAAGAAGACGAAGAAACGAAAAACAGAAGAATGTAATCAGTCTTGGGAACGGCATAGTTATCGTTGTTTTTGTTGTGGGTCTGCTTATGTCTCTTCTATATATTCCTTGGAGAGTCTCCCTGGATTCTAATTACAACCGTGCAGCTCTTGTTACCGAGAAGAAGGTTGACGGCGTTCCATCAAAGCAGCTGATTTACGTAGATAATCTGACGGAAATTTCAGAACTCGGCTCTGCGGTTGTCTTTATGGATCTCAGAGATGACTGGAATAGACTGGAGGAAATTCTAGATTTGCAGGTTCCTGTGATACTTACGGGGGTTTCTCCGTACCCTGTTTCGGAACTAGCTTCTATTCTGGATAGTCATTGCGCTTATACTGGCTACATGGAGTTTGACGAAAGAGGGCAGTACGTTCTTGACGTCTTAAAGGCCCGAGATAACAAGTCTCTGGTTTTCCGCGTCCACAATCTGAAGAAGAAAGAGTACCCAAATTACGATATCGATAGAGCTGTAACGAGGTACATTAGATCAGTTAGGGAGCGAAGTGTCGACGCATTGCTTTTCTTAACTCCTCCGGTTGATTTCGACTATGATGAGCTAGTTCACAAATCCTACGAGGAACTAAACGAACAGGACTTAATCTCTGACGAAATAACATCTCCGAGGACTGGCTCATCAAGATTCAAATTGCTTTCAGCGTTGTTCATATTTGTGTTGATCCTATCAGTTAGTCCGCTTGGCGCCGTTGGAATCACAGTTGTGTTTCTACTTTTCCCGACTATCGGTCTGCCTCTGGCAGCAATTGCAGGGGAGTTTGCGATTTACAGAAGGTTGTCTTCTCTAGATACCGGGGTTTTCAGAGGGTTACTACTATTCTTTTCGCTTTCTGTTTTTCTGGGAATCTCTATCAATGCATCCATGGTCGGAGTCGAATTCCAGAATGGTCTAGAGCTCTTCAGGGGTGTGAAAGTATCTCTTGTTGCCCTCCCCGGTTGGTTATTCGTAACCGGTTTTATGAAGAGTGTCTCCAGAAAAATATCTAAGGGCGACCTGTTGGTATTTGTGTTTGCCGGAATAGCGGCCGGTTACTACATTCTTAGAAGTGGAAACTTTTCCTTTGTTCTTGACTCCGAAAGAATGGTAAGGGACTATCTAGACAATCTCCTGCTGGTTCGTCCACGTTTCAAAGAGCTACTTGCATATCCTTTGCTAGCCATCCTGATTCACTTCTCTTTCAACATCAAGGGAAAACTCGCTCCAGTCATTGCATCGGGAGGATCTCTTGTGATAGTGTCGATCGTCAATACCTTCTGTCATGCCACCGTCCCACTTTGGACGGGACTGCTGAGAAGCTTGTACGGTCTATTATTCGGGACAGTTGTTTCAATGATATTGATTACATTTGTCAAGAAGTATAGTAGAAGCTGTAAGGATGTTGAAGTACTGTTGAACGAGAGTGACGAAGACGAGTCTAATTAATATCTGATGATAGGAGGGATGGATTGTGAAGAAGATAATTCTTGTTTTTCTCAGTTTGTTTCTGGCGATATCTTTGTTTGGTATAGTTTCTTACGATCTTCAGAAGGTCATTATCGTGCCTGAAGAACCACAAGGAGGTCTTGAAGTTTCAATTTGGCTGGACAGAGACATAGGCTCTCTATATTACTCCGGCGAGGAGGTAAAGACTTATTTCAAAGTCAA encodes:
- a CDS encoding DUF5693 family protein, with protein sequence MAEVPVRPKKPRRRRRNEKQKNVISLGNGIVIVVFVVGLLMSLLYIPWRVSLDSNYNRAALVTEKKVDGVPSKQLIYVDNLTEISELGSAVVFMDLRDDWNRLEEILDLQVPVILTGVSPYPVSELASILDSHCAYTGYMEFDERGQYVLDVLKARDNKSLVFRVHNLKKKEYPNYDIDRAVTRYIRSVRERSVDALLFLTPPVDFDYDELVHKSYEELNEQDLISDEITSPRTGSSRFKLLSALFIFVLILSVSPLGAVGITVVFLLFPTIGLPLAAIAGEFAIYRRLSSLDTGVFRGLLLFFSLSVFLGISINASMVGVEFQNGLELFRGVKVSLVALPGWLFVTGFMKSVSRKISKGDLLVFVFAGIAAGYYILRSGNFSFVLDSERMVRDYLDNLLLVRPRFKELLAYPLLAILIHFSFNIKGKLAPVIASGGSLVIVSIVNTFCHATVPLWTGLLRSLYGLLFGTVVSMILITFVKKYSRSCKDVEVLLNESDEDESN